The genomic region ACTCTTTTTAGAAGATACAGTCCAAATGAAAAACTGACAGTAAAAAAATTAATATCAGAAGATGATAATATGAGTAATGATGTAATTCTTTTTCAGATAAACGAGATTCCAAGGAAAACTCCCCCATTAAAGGTAAGTACAGAAAAGTTAATAGAGAATAAAAAATATTATTTGATAGGATGCCCGTATAAAGAAACCACATGTAATCAAAATATTTATAGAATATCTTATAAAGAAAAACAACATAATATGGAAATTTTTACTTTGGAATCAGAACTTGAATTATCTGGTTTCAGCGGGGCTCCAATAGTGGATGAAAAAGGAGATGTAGTATCAATACTTGTAGCTGGATGGGCAAATAACACAATAGGAAGCATTGATCTAAGAACAGTTTTAAAAAATATAGAATAA from Sebaldella sp. S0638 harbors:
- a CDS encoding trypsin-like peptidase domain-containing protein, with protein sequence MGKIIYSFLLIILTGNFIYAENIKNTDFEKKVLKRKQILLTNEMEYKDGQSSNGASAFLIHYNGEIYAVTAKHLLGKAMGIVPEVLPSNFNSEIKEWTLFRRYSPNEKLTVKKLISEDDNMSNDVILFQINEIPRKTPPLKVSTEKLIENKKYYLIGCPYKETTCNQNIYRISYKEKQHNMEIFTLESELELSGFSGAPIVDEKGDVVSILVAGWANNTIGSIDLRTVLKNIE